One genomic window of Streptomyces sp. NBC_01276 includes the following:
- a CDS encoding ATP-dependent RecD-like DNA helicase, which produces MTTNGAVQLAVVEGVLERITYANEESGYTVARVDTGRGAGDLLTVVGSLLGAQPGESLRMEGRWGSHPQYGKQFSVENYSTLLPATIQGIRRYLGSGLIKGIGPKIADRIVEHFGTDTLDVIEAEPKRLIEVPGLGPKRTKMIGAAWEEQKAIKEVMVFLQGVGVSTSIAVRIYKKYGDASISVVKNQPYRLAADVWGIGFLTADRIAQAVGIPHDSPERVKAGLQYALSQSTDQGHCFLPEERLIADGVKLLQVDTGLVIECLAELAADPEGVVRESVPDPQGGPDPLTAVYLVPFHRAELSLVGQVRRLLNAEEDRMPGFRDVDWDKALGWLAGRTGASLAPEQRDAVRLALTRRVAVLTGGPGCGKSFTVRSIVELARAKKAKVVLAAPTGRAAKRLSELTGAEASTVHRLLELKPGGDAAYDRDRPLDADLVVVDEASMLDLLLANKLVKAVAPGAHLLLVGDVDQLPSVGAGEVLRDLLAEGGPVPAVRLTRIFRQAQQSGVVTNAHRINTGVPPITDGLPDFFLFPEEDTEAAGLLAVDVAARRIPARFGLDPRRDVQVLAPMHRGPAGAGNLNGLLQQAITPARPNLPEKRFGGRVFRVGDKVTQIRNNYEKGANGVFNGTVGVVTALDLDEQRLTVRTEEDEEVGYEFAELDELAHAYAVTIHRSQGSEYPAVVIPVTTGAWMMLQRNLLYTAVTRAKKLVVLVGSRKALGQAVRTVSAGRRYTAVAARLSGRIPVGNIT; this is translated from the coding sequence ATGACAACCAACGGGGCGGTGCAACTGGCGGTGGTCGAGGGGGTGCTGGAACGCATCACCTACGCCAACGAGGAGAGCGGGTACACGGTCGCCCGGGTCGACACCGGCCGCGGCGCCGGGGACCTGCTGACCGTCGTCGGATCGCTGCTCGGCGCGCAGCCCGGCGAGTCCCTGCGCATGGAGGGCCGCTGGGGCTCGCACCCCCAGTACGGCAAGCAGTTCAGCGTCGAGAACTACTCGACCCTGCTGCCCGCCACCATCCAGGGCATCCGCCGCTACCTCGGCTCTGGCCTCATCAAGGGGATCGGCCCGAAGATCGCCGACCGGATCGTGGAGCACTTCGGCACCGACACCCTCGACGTCATCGAGGCCGAGCCGAAGCGCCTGATCGAGGTCCCCGGCCTCGGCCCCAAGCGGACGAAGATGATCGGCGCCGCCTGGGAGGAGCAGAAGGCCATCAAGGAGGTCATGGTCTTCCTCCAGGGCGTCGGCGTCTCCACCTCCATCGCCGTGCGGATCTACAAGAAGTACGGTGACGCCTCCATCTCGGTGGTCAAGAACCAGCCCTACCGGCTCGCCGCCGACGTGTGGGGCATCGGCTTCCTCACCGCCGACCGCATCGCCCAGGCCGTCGGCATCCCGCACGACAGCCCCGAGCGGGTCAAGGCCGGCCTCCAGTACGCCCTGTCCCAGTCCACCGACCAGGGCCACTGCTTCCTCCCCGAGGAGCGGCTGATCGCCGACGGGGTCAAGCTGCTCCAGGTGGACACCGGCCTGGTCATCGAGTGCCTGGCCGAACTCGCCGCCGATCCGGAAGGCGTCGTACGGGAGTCCGTGCCGGACCCCCAGGGCGGCCCGGACCCCCTCACCGCCGTGTACCTGGTGCCCTTCCACCGCGCGGAGCTGTCCCTGGTCGGGCAGGTCCGGCGGCTCCTGAACGCGGAGGAGGACCGGATGCCCGGCTTCCGGGACGTGGACTGGGACAAGGCGCTCGGCTGGCTGGCCGGGCGCACCGGGGCGTCCCTCGCGCCCGAGCAGCGGGACGCGGTCCGCCTCGCCCTCACCCGTCGGGTCGCCGTCCTCACCGGCGGGCCGGGCTGCGGCAAGTCCTTCACGGTGCGCTCGATCGTGGAGCTGGCCCGTGCGAAGAAGGCCAAGGTGGTGCTCGCCGCCCCCACCGGCCGGGCGGCGAAGCGGCTGTCGGAGCTGACGGGGGCCGAGGCCTCCACCGTGCACCGGCTGCTGGAGCTGAAGCCGGGCGGGGATGCGGCGTACGACCGGGACCGGCCCTTGGACGCCGATCTCGTCGTGGTGGACGAAGCCTCGATGCTGGATCTGCTCCTGGCGAACAAACTCGTCAAGGCCGTGGCCCCGGGCGCGCACCTGCTGCTCGTCGGCGATGTGGACCAGCTCCCCTCGGTGGGGGCCGGAGAGGTGCTGAGGGACCTGCTGGCCGAGGGCGGCCCGGTCCCCGCCGTCCGTCTGACCAGGATTTTCCGCCAGGCCCAGCAGTCGGGCGTGGTCACCAACGCGCACCGGATCAACACCGGGGTCCCGCCGATCACCGACGGGCTGCCGGACTTCTTCCTCTTCCCCGAGGAGGACACCGAGGCGGCCGGTCTGCTCGCCGTCGACGTGGCCGCCCGTCGAATTCCGGCCAGATTCGGTCTGGACCCGCGGCGTGACGTCCAGGTGCTGGCCCCCATGCACCGCGGCCCGGCCGGCGCCGGGAACCTCAACGGCCTGCTGCAGCAGGCGATCACCCCGGCCCGGCCGAACCTGCCCGAGAAGCGGTTCGGCGGCAGGGTCTTCCGGGTGGGTGACAAGGTCACCCAGATCCGCAACAACTACGAGAAGGGGGCCAACGGTGTCTTCAACGGCACCGTCGGCGTGGTCACCGCGCTTGACCTCGACGAACAGCGGCTGACCGTCAGGACGGAGGAGGACGAGGAGGTGGGGTACGAGTTCGCCGAGCTCGACGAGCTCGCCCACGCGTACGCCGTCACCATCCACCGCTCCCAGGGGAGTGAATATCCGGCGGTCGTGATCCCGGTCACCACCGGGGCTTGGATGATGCTCCAGCGAAATCTGCTCTACACGGCGGTGACCAGGGCTAAGAAACTGGTCGTCCTGGTCGGGTCCCGCAAGGCCCTGGGGCAGGCGGTGCGTACCGTTTCCGCAGGCAGGAGGTACACGGCGGTCGCCGCCAGGCTGTCCGGTCGGATACCGGTGGGAAACATCACCTAG
- a CDS encoding citrate synthase, which translates to MSDNSVVLRYADGEYTYPVVESTVGDQGFDISKLRAQTGLVTLDSGYGNTAAYKSAITYLDGEQGILRYRGYPIEQLAERSTFIEVAYLLINGELPTVDQLASFRNDITQHTLLHEDVKRFYDGFPRDAHPMAMLSSVVSALSTFYQDSHNPFDEKQRNLSTIRLLAKLPTIAAYAYKKSVGHPVVYPRNDLGYVENFLRMTFSVPAQEYDLDPVVVSALDKLLILHADHEQNCSTSTVRLVGSSQANMFASISAGISALWGPLHGGANQSVLEMLEGIKNDGGDVDAFIRKVKNKEDGVRLMGFGHRVYKSFDPRAKIIKAAAHDVLSALGKSDELLDIALKLEEHALADEYFVARNLYPNVDFYTGLIYRAMGFPTEMFTVLFALGRLPGWIAQWHEMIKEPGSRIGRPRQIYTGEVLRDFVPVEAR; encoded by the coding sequence GTGAGCGACAACTCTGTAGTACTCCGGTACGCGGACGGTGAATACACCTACCCGGTGGTCGAAAGCACTGTCGGTGACCAGGGCTTCGACATCTCGAAGCTGAGGGCCCAGACCGGGCTCGTCACGCTGGACAGCGGCTACGGAAACACCGCCGCCTACAAGTCCGCGATTACCTACCTCGACGGCGAGCAGGGCATCCTGCGCTACCGCGGTTACCCGATCGAGCAGCTGGCGGAGCGCTCGACCTTCATCGAGGTCGCCTACCTGCTGATCAACGGTGAGCTGCCGACCGTCGACCAGCTCGCGTCGTTCCGCAACGACATCACCCAGCACACGCTGCTGCACGAGGACGTCAAGCGGTTCTACGACGGCTTCCCGCGCGACGCGCACCCGATGGCGATGCTGTCCTCCGTGGTCAGCGCGCTGTCGACGTTCTACCAGGACAGCCACAACCCGTTCGACGAGAAGCAGCGCAACCTCTCGACGATCCGCCTGCTGGCCAAGCTCCCGACGATCGCCGCGTACGCGTACAAGAAGTCGGTCGGCCACCCGGTGGTCTACCCGCGCAACGACCTCGGCTACGTCGAGAACTTCCTGCGCATGACCTTCTCCGTGCCGGCCCAGGAGTACGACCTGGACCCGGTCGTGGTCTCGGCGCTCGACAAGCTGCTGATCCTGCACGCGGACCACGAGCAGAACTGCTCGACCTCCACCGTGCGTCTGGTCGGCTCCTCGCAGGCGAACATGTTCGCCTCGATCTCCGCCGGCATCTCCGCCCTGTGGGGCCCGCTGCACGGTGGCGCCAACCAGTCCGTCCTGGAGATGCTGGAAGGCATCAAGAACGACGGCGGCGACGTCGACGCCTTCATCCGCAAGGTGAAGAACAAGGAGGACGGCGTCCGCCTGATGGGCTTCGGGCACCGCGTCTACAAGAGCTTCGACCCCCGGGCGAAGATCATCAAGGCGGCGGCGCACGACGTCCTCTCGGCGCTCGGCAAGAGCGACGAGCTGCTGGACATCGCGCTCAAGCTGGAAGAGCACGCGCTGGCCGACGAGTACTTCGTCGCGCGCAACCTCTACCCGAACGTGGACTTCTACACCGGTCTGATCTACCGGGCCATGGGCTTCCCGACCGAGATGTTCACCGTGCTCTTCGCGCTCGGCCGGCTCCCCGGCTGGATCGCCCAGTGGCACGAGATGATCAAGGAGCCCGGCTCCCGCATCGGCCGCCCGCGCCAGATCTACACCGGCGAGGTCCTGCGCGACTTCGTCCCCGTCGAGGCCCGCTGA
- a CDS encoding heavy metal translocating P-type ATPase, with protein sequence MTSTVHDGPITAVELSIGGMTCASCAARIEKKLNRMDGVEATVNYATEKAHVSCTGDVRVADLIATVVKTGYTAQEPAPAPPPPSPATADGAGPEREARGPAGPDPELAALRERLLVSAVLTLPVVVLAMVPALQFDNWQWLSLTLAAPVVVWGGFPFHKATWTNLRHGAATMDTLVSIGTLAAFTWSLWALFFGQAGTPGMRHGFDVGASHADGSSAIYLEVAAGVVTFILLGRYLEARSKRKAGAALRALLELGAKDVVVLRAGREVRVPVAALVVGDRFVVRPGEKIATDGTVVEGSSAVDASMLTGESVPVEVAVGDPVTGATVNASGRLVVEATRIGADTQLARMAKMVEDAQNGKAAVQRLADRVSGVFVPVVLLLALGTWVAWLLITDDATAAFTAAVSVLIIACPCALGLATPTALMVGTGRGAQLGILIKGPEVLESTRRVDTVVLDKTGTVTTGRMTLSATHPAEGVDAGELLRLAGALEHFSEHPIARAVATAAAELTEGLPVPEDFRNHGGLGVEGTVEGHAVLVGRERLLADRSVPLPAALADAKEAAEATGATAVLVAWDGTARGVLSVADAVKETSAEAVTRLRALGLTPVLLTGDNRAVAETVAREVGIDEVIAEVLPQDKVDVVRRLQAEGRTVAMVGDGVNDAAALAQADLGLAMGTGTDAAIEAGDLTLVRGDLRVAADAIRLSRRTLATIKGNLFWAFGYNLAALPLAAAGLLNPMIAGAAMAFSSVFVVTNSLRLRSFR encoded by the coding sequence ATGACCAGCACAGTGCACGACGGGCCCATAACGGCGGTCGAGCTCTCGATCGGCGGGATGACCTGCGCCTCCTGCGCCGCCCGGATCGAGAAGAAGCTCAACCGGATGGACGGCGTCGAGGCCACGGTGAACTACGCCACCGAGAAGGCCCACGTCTCCTGCACGGGGGACGTGCGGGTCGCCGACCTGATCGCCACCGTCGTGAAGACCGGGTACACCGCGCAGGAGCCCGCGCCCGCGCCCCCGCCCCCGTCCCCCGCCACGGCCGACGGGGCCGGACCGGAACGGGAAGCGCGGGGGCCCGCCGGGCCCGACCCCGAACTCGCCGCGCTGCGGGAGCGGCTGCTGGTCTCCGCCGTCCTCACCCTGCCCGTCGTCGTGCTCGCGATGGTCCCGGCCCTCCAGTTCGACAACTGGCAGTGGCTCTCGCTGACCCTGGCCGCGCCCGTGGTCGTCTGGGGCGGCTTCCCCTTCCACAAGGCCACCTGGACGAACCTGCGGCACGGCGCGGCCACCATGGACACCCTGGTGTCCATCGGCACCCTCGCCGCCTTCACCTGGTCGCTGTGGGCCCTGTTCTTCGGGCAGGCGGGCACGCCCGGCATGCGGCACGGCTTCGACGTGGGCGCCTCGCACGCGGACGGCTCCTCCGCCATCTACCTGGAGGTCGCCGCCGGAGTCGTCACCTTCATCCTGCTGGGCCGCTATCTGGAGGCCCGCTCCAAGCGGAAGGCCGGGGCCGCCCTGCGGGCCCTGCTGGAACTGGGCGCCAAGGACGTGGTGGTGCTGCGCGCCGGCCGGGAGGTCCGCGTCCCGGTCGCCGCGCTCGTGGTCGGAGACCGTTTCGTCGTCCGACCCGGCGAGAAGATCGCCACCGACGGCACCGTCGTCGAGGGCTCCTCCGCCGTGGACGCCTCGATGCTGACGGGGGAATCCGTCCCGGTCGAGGTGGCCGTCGGGGACCCGGTGACCGGAGCCACGGTCAACGCCTCCGGGCGTCTCGTCGTCGAGGCCACCCGGATCGGGGCCGACACCCAGCTCGCCCGGATGGCCAAGATGGTCGAGGACGCGCAGAACGGCAAGGCCGCGGTGCAACGGCTCGCCGACCGCGTCTCCGGCGTCTTCGTCCCCGTCGTCCTGCTCCTCGCACTCGGCACCTGGGTCGCCTGGCTGCTCATCACCGACGACGCCACCGCCGCCTTCACCGCCGCCGTGTCCGTCCTGATCATCGCCTGCCCCTGCGCCCTGGGCCTGGCCACGCCGACCGCGCTGATGGTCGGCACCGGACGGGGGGCCCAGCTCGGCATCCTGATCAAGGGCCCCGAGGTGCTGGAGTCGACCCGCCGGGTGGACACCGTCGTCCTGGACAAGACCGGGACGGTCACCACCGGCCGGATGACCCTGTCCGCCACCCATCCCGCCGAGGGGGTCGACGCCGGCGAACTGCTGCGCCTGGCCGGCGCCCTGGAGCACTTCTCCGAGCACCCGATCGCGCGGGCCGTCGCCACGGCGGCCGCGGAGCTCACCGAGGGGCTGCCCGTCCCGGAGGACTTCCGCAACCACGGCGGGCTCGGCGTCGAGGGCACCGTCGAGGGACACGCCGTCCTCGTGGGCCGCGAACGGCTGCTGGCCGACCGGTCGGTGCCGCTGCCCGCCGCGCTCGCCGACGCCAAGGAGGCCGCCGAGGCCACCGGCGCCACGGCCGTGCTGGTGGCCTGGGACGGAACGGCCCGCGGGGTGCTGAGCGTGGCCGACGCGGTCAAGGAGACCAGCGCCGAGGCCGTGACCCGGCTGCGCGCACTGGGCCTGACCCCGGTCCTGCTGACCGGCGACAACCGGGCCGTGGCCGAGACGGTGGCCCGCGAGGTCGGCATCGACGAGGTCATCGCCGAGGTGCTCCCGCAGGACAAGGTGGACGTGGTCCGCCGGCTCCAGGCCGAGGGCCGGACGGTCGCCATGGTGGGCGACGGGGTCAACGACGCGGCCGCGCTGGCCCAGGCCGACCTCGGCCTGGCCATGGGCACCGGTACCGACGCGGCCATCGAGGCCGGGGACCTGACCCTCGTACGGGGCGACCTGCGGGTGGCCGCGGACGCCATCCGGCTCTCCCGCCGCACCCTCGCCACCATCAAGGGCAACCTCTTCTGGGCCTTCGGCTACAACCTGGCGGCGCTGCCGCTGGCGGCGGCCGGGCTGCTCAACCCGATGATCGCGGGGGCCGCGATGGCCTTCTCCTCGGTCTTCGTGGTCACCAACAGCCTGCGGCTGCGGTCCTTCCGCTAG
- a CDS encoding heavy-metal-associated domain-containing protein — translation MTAETDTRTTAVYKVTGMTCGHCEGAVTAELTALAGVSSVEAVAATGEVTVVSAAPLSEEDVRAAVDEAGYELAGRV, via the coding sequence ATGACCGCCGAGACGGACACCCGCACCACCGCCGTGTACAAGGTCACCGGCATGACCTGTGGGCACTGCGAGGGCGCCGTGACCGCCGAGCTGACCGCCCTGGCGGGCGTGTCCTCGGTCGAGGCCGTCGCCGCCACCGGTGAGGTCACCGTGGTCTCCGCCGCCCCGCTCTCCGAGGAAGACGTCCGCGCCGCCGTGGACGAGGCCGGCTACGAGCTCGCCGGCCGGGTCTGA
- a CDS encoding helix-turn-helix transcriptional regulator, whose product MSDRTLWSYKEIAAHIQVQPDTVRSYRKHGLLPAPDHVEGSRPYWYADTIRAWVARRPGNRGRHDG is encoded by the coding sequence ATGAGCGACCGAACGCTGTGGTCGTACAAGGAGATCGCCGCCCATATCCAGGTCCAGCCGGACACCGTGCGCTCCTACCGGAAGCACGGGCTGCTCCCCGCGCCCGACCACGTGGAGGGCTCGAGGCCCTACTGGTACGCCGACACCATCCGCGCCTGGGTGGCCCGCCGCCCGGGCAACCGGGGGCGCCACGACGGCTGA
- a CDS encoding Gfo/Idh/MocA family protein, which produces MSGTLGIAVIGTGRMGSDHVRRIGTTVGGARVVAVADPDGDRVKEVAAGLEGAGAYTDPGAAIAAPGVDAVLIASPGPAHEEAVLHALDRRLPVLCEKPLTPDPEGALRIMEAERRLGRRLVQVGFMRRFDAEYERLKELLDAGGIGRPLFLHCRHRNASSPSFFTGDMLISDSVVHEVDAARWLLGQEVTAVTVLAPTPTSAAPEALGDPRFVLLETSGGAIVDVEIFVNCGFGYQVRCEAVGESGTARIGDGHAMVVESGGRWGGEVVQDYTTRFADAYDRQVRRWVAAAARGRVAGPDAWDGYAAAAVSRAGLVAARSGVRTEVRLAERPELYAAGRD; this is translated from the coding sequence ATGAGCGGCACGCTCGGCATCGCGGTCATCGGCACCGGAAGGATGGGCTCCGATCACGTCCGGCGGATCGGCACCACGGTGGGCGGAGCGCGGGTGGTGGCCGTCGCCGATCCGGACGGGGACCGCGTCAAGGAGGTCGCGGCGGGGCTGGAGGGCGCGGGCGCGTACACGGACCCGGGCGCGGCGATCGCGGCGCCCGGGGTGGACGCCGTACTGATCGCCTCCCCCGGTCCCGCCCACGAGGAGGCGGTCCTGCACGCCCTGGACCGCCGGCTGCCGGTGCTCTGCGAGAAGCCCCTGACCCCGGATCCGGAGGGAGCCCTGCGGATCATGGAGGCGGAGCGGCGGCTGGGGCGGCGGCTGGTGCAGGTGGGGTTCATGCGGCGCTTCGACGCCGAGTACGAGCGGCTCAAGGAGCTGCTGGACGCGGGCGGGATCGGCCGGCCGCTCTTCCTGCACTGCCGCCACCGCAACGCCTCCTCGCCCTCCTTCTTCACCGGCGACATGCTGATCAGCGACTCGGTGGTGCACGAGGTGGACGCGGCCCGCTGGCTGCTGGGCCAGGAGGTCACCGCGGTGACGGTGCTCGCGCCCACCCCCACCTCGGCCGCGCCGGAGGCGCTGGGCGATCCGCGCTTCGTCCTGCTGGAGACCTCGGGCGGCGCGATCGTGGACGTGGAGATCTTCGTCAACTGCGGTTTCGGCTACCAGGTGCGCTGCGAGGCGGTCGGCGAGTCCGGCACCGCCCGCATCGGCGACGGCCACGCGATGGTGGTCGAGTCGGGCGGCCGGTGGGGCGGGGAGGTGGTCCAGGACTACACGACCCGGTTCGCCGACGCCTACGACCGCCAGGTGCGGCGCTGGGTGGCCGCGGCGGCGCGGGGGCGGGTGGCGGGACCCGACGCGTGGGACGGGTACGCGGCGGCGGCCGTCTCGCGGGCGGGGCTGGTGGCCGCGCGCAGCGGCGTACGGACCGAGGTGCGGCTGGCGGAGCGGCCGGAGCTGTACGCGGCCGGGCGGGACTGA